CCGACGCTCGCTGCCCGACGGCCAGTCGATGACGCGCAGCTCACTCTGTTCGTCTGCCGTACGCGCGAAGGCGAGATAGCGGCCGTTGGGTGAGAAGCCGGGCGAGCCGTCGCGGCCGTTGCCGCTCGTGAGCTGACGCTCGCTGCTCGTCGTGAAGTCGTACGCGTACAGCTTCGGCGTGCCGCTGCGCCATGACGTGTAGACGATCTGCCGTGAGTCGGCGCTCCACACGATGTCGCCCTCCGCCGCGGACGTGTTCGTCACGCGCGTCGCGGGGACGTCGCCCTCGATCGTCGTCGCCCAGACGTCGCCGCCGGACGTGAACGCCCACTTGCGGCCGTCCGGCGCGACGACGATGTCGCCCCAGCCCTGCGTCTCGCGCTGCACCTCCGGCACCGGCCCCTCGATGGCGCCCATCAGCCGGATGTCGAGCTGCCGGACCGCGCGGCTCTCGACGTCCAGGGTCCAGATGCCGAAGTCGCGCTCGAACGCGATCGTCCTTCCGTCCGCACTGATGCTGGGCCACAGCAGTCTGCCATCGTCGAACGACGTCAGCTGCGATTCCCGACCGCCGTTACGGGCGACGGACCACAGGTTCTCCGCGCCCGAGCGGTCGGACATGAAGTGGATCGTTGCGCCGCCGGCTCCCCACATCGGCCACAGGTTCTTGCCGCCGACGGATACCTTCGCATAAGTGGGGGCCCCGCTGGAGGACGTCGCCTCACGCACGGTCCAGATCTCGGCCTCATCGATGTGCGAGTGGCCGTTGCGCCACCACTGCCCCTGCGCCATGCGGCCCCGCGTCGAGATCGCGAGCAGCCCCGGCTCGTGGCCTGACGGAGCGGCAAAGAACTCGGTCTCATAGCGGTCGGCAGCGACGGCCATCGGCGTTCCGCCCGACGCACGGACGCGGAACACATCGCTCATTCCGCTCACGTCCTGTCCGCTCGACGTGAAGTAGACCCACTCCGAGTCGCCGGACCAGCCGGTCAGCTGCTCCGCCCCCGAGTCGTGCGTGAGCCGACGGACCGCGCCGGAGGCGAGATCCATCAGGAAGATGTCCGGAGCGCCGTTCCGGTTCGAGTTGAAGGCGAGCATCGAGCCGTCGGGCGAGTAGAGCGGACGCGACTCGTGCGCCGAATGCGCGACCAGCAGGCGCGCCGCACCGCCGGTCGAGGGAACCGTCCAGATGTCGCCGCCGGCGACGAAGGCGATCTGCGAACCGTCGGGTGAGATCCCCGGCTCATAGAAGGACGGAACGCCCTGGGCCGACAGGGGTGTGGCTGCGAACGGAGCCGGCAGGGCGAGGAGCAGGATCGAAAGGAGGCGGTGCGACGCCATCAGGGTCTCCGGAGAATTCAGGACTGTGTGGTTTTGTGCGCGGGAGCGGGCAGACGCGGCCGGAATACAGCCGCGGCTACAAACAACATGGCCGCTCGATTTGACGGCCGCAACAGAATGGTCTACTCCGCCCGCAGCGCCTCCGAGGCACCCCGGGGCTCAACGCCGGAGGACGGTGGTGTGATAGACCGGCTGACTTCGTTCGCGCAGCGTCATGAGCGTACCTTCACGCTGCATCTCCTGGAGCACGGCGCCGAGCTCGCCCTCGAGGTGCGGTGCGAGGTGCGTGCCGAGGGTGTCGAGCCGCATCGTTGCATATGCGCGCAACCGTGCGTCGAGCCGCCCCGCCGGCGGATCCGCGATGGTGCGGGGCGCTGCGAAGTTCAGATACGCAATGTCGAAGGTGGTCCCGAACTCGTGCGAGCTGGTGGTTCGCGAGGCGTTGCGGTTACGACGTCGCAGCGCCTCCTGCTGCTCCTCCGTGCGCAGCACCGAGGTGATGTCGAAGCGGAACAGCGGCAGGCCGTGCTCCTGCAGCCGCGCGTGGAAGCGGCGTCCGAGCTCCTCGAGGGTCTCGCGCGTGTGCGGCGTGACGTACGGCAGCGACTGATCCAGCTCGCGCAGCACCCACCATTCCGACGAATCCGGCAGCGCGCTGAGCGCGTCGGAATCCAGCAGCCGCATGACGTGGGCGCTGTCACGCACGGGGCCGACCCCGCTGCGCTGCGCGGCCGCGACGTGGTCGTCATTGACGTAGCGTCGCATGTCGCGGCGGATGGAGCCGATCAGCCCCGGCCGCCGCTGGACAGCGGTCTCCGTCTCGGCGAGGCGTGCGTCGAGGGCGGTGCGCACGCGTGCCGCGGCTGCGGCATCGAGGTCCGGTCCGGGCGCCTCGATGGCGCGCGACGTTGCGGGGTCCGGCTGCAGGTCGTCCGTCCGCGACGCCGGTGCGTCGTCGTCCTGCGCGCAAGCCGCCGTCGCCATCATCAGCAATCCCGCGAGCAGCATGCGGCGGAGCAGTTGTGTCATGCGTGTCCGTCCCTGGTGTATGTAGCCTGTTCGTCACCCGATGCTTACGTGAAGGTAGACGGGGTCGCGGTGCCGGTCCAGCCGGGGCACGCGCGAGGTCACGCGGTCCGACGTGAACCTTTCCGCCGCTCGCCCGACTCCTTCTGATGAACGGGCATGGTACGACCGACAACCGGAAACGAATCACGTTGCACGACGACGACACGACTGCACTGACGGACGAGCTGCTGGCCGTGCGCTGCCAGCTCGGCGAGCGACCGGCGTTCGACGCGCTGGTCGAGCGCTGGCACGAGCCGCTGTGGCTGTACATCCGGAGTATGTGCGACACCGATGACGACGCCGCGGAGACGCTTCAGGACACCTGGCTGCGCATACTGCGCGCGCTGCCCGGACTGCGTCAGCCGGGCAGGCTGCGGGCATGGCTGTTCGGCATTGCGCGACGCGCACTCATGGATCGGCTGCGCCGGCGGTATGCCCGCGCGGGTGACACGCCACTCACCGATGATGTCGCAGCGCTCGAGCCGGAGGCGTGGCCGGACGAGGATGTCGGCCTGATGCAT
The Longimicrobiales bacterium genome window above contains:
- a CDS encoding DUF5715 family protein; amino-acid sequence: MTQLLRRMLLAGLLMMATAACAQDDDAPASRTDDLQPDPATSRAIEAPGPDLDAAAAARVRTALDARLAETETAVQRRPGLIGSIRRDMRRYVNDDHVAAAQRSGVGPVRDSAHVMRLLDSDALSALPDSSEWWVLRELDQSLPYVTPHTRETLEELGRRFHARLQEHGLPLFRFDITSVLRTEEQQEALRRRNRNASRTTSSHEFGTTFDIAYLNFAAPRTIADPPAGRLDARLRAYATMRLDTLGTHLAPHLEGELGAVLQEMQREGTLMTLRERSQPVYHTTVLRR
- a CDS encoding sigma-70 family RNA polymerase sigma factor — protein: MNGHGTTDNRKRITLHDDDTTALTDELLAVRCQLGERPAFDALVERWHEPLWLYIRSMCDTDDDAAETLQDTWLRILRALPGLRQPGRLRAWLFGIARRALMDRLRRRYARAGDTPLTDDVAALEPEAWPDEDVGLMHDELMSMPLVEREVLVLFYLRELPLDQVAAVLDVPVGTVKSRLFRARRMLRERLEQRGLTHD